One window of the Pseudomonas sp. S04 genome contains the following:
- a CDS encoding amino acid ABC transporter ATP-binding protein produces MNSEKFMVEVKGARKAYGALEVLKGIDLSVSRGQIVAIIGPSGSGKSTLLRSINQLEVLNDGEIWLEGEQVNRPLKGRAYEQHINAVRQQMGMVFQHFNLFPHLTVFENIALGPIKLKGLSKKASRELAMEYLSKVGLANKFDEYPSRLSGGQKQRVAIARALAMQPKVMLFDEATSALDPELVEEVNQVMKQLAAEHMTMLIVTHEMRFAGEVADRIVFMDGGVVVEEGAPQDILQNPVHERTRSFLKKHLHDR; encoded by the coding sequence ATGAACAGTGAAAAATTCATGGTTGAGGTCAAGGGTGCACGTAAGGCTTACGGCGCACTCGAAGTACTCAAGGGCATCGATCTTTCGGTCTCGCGCGGACAAATCGTCGCCATCATCGGCCCTAGTGGTTCGGGTAAAAGCACGCTGTTGCGGTCAATCAATCAGTTGGAAGTGCTTAACGATGGCGAGATCTGGCTGGAGGGTGAACAAGTCAATCGGCCTTTGAAAGGCCGCGCTTATGAGCAGCATATCAACGCGGTGCGCCAGCAGATGGGCATGGTGTTCCAGCACTTCAACCTGTTTCCGCACCTGACCGTGTTTGAAAACATTGCCCTTGGCCCGATCAAGCTCAAAGGCCTTTCGAAAAAAGCCTCGCGTGAACTGGCAATGGAATATTTGTCAAAAGTGGGCTTGGCCAACAAGTTCGATGAGTATCCTTCGCGGCTGTCGGGCGGCCAGAAGCAGCGCGTGGCGATTGCCAGGGCGCTGGCGATGCAGCCTAAGGTGATGCTCTTCGATGAGGCGACATCGGCACTCGACCCAGAGCTTGTCGAAGAGGTCAACCAGGTCATGAAGCAGCTCGCTGCCGAGCATATGACCATGTTGATCGTCACCCACGAAATGCGGTTTGCCGGCGAAGTGGCGGATCGGATTGTGTTTATGGACGGAGGGGTGGTAGTGGAGGAGGGTGCACCGCAGGACATCCTGCAAAACCCCGTCCACGAGCGGACTCGGTCATTCCTGAAAAAGCATCTGCACGATCGGTAG
- a CDS encoding AzlD domain-containing protein: MSDLSLWGLFLAVGLGTFVMRLSFVELYGRLRIPALLRRALLYVPASVLAALVLPAVVYPGGQGEFVLANAQIPAAILAAWVAWKTRNTLLTLAVGMGALWLLKYFAG, encoded by the coding sequence ATGAGCGACCTGAGCTTGTGGGGGCTGTTCCTGGCGGTCGGGCTGGGCACGTTCGTGATGCGTCTTTCCTTTGTCGAACTGTATGGCCGTTTGCGCATCCCGGCGCTGCTCAGGCGAGCCTTGCTCTACGTGCCGGCGAGTGTGCTGGCGGCCCTGGTGCTGCCCGCCGTGGTCTACCCCGGTGGCCAGGGTGAATTTGTCCTGGCTAATGCGCAGATCCCCGCGGCCATCCTGGCGGCCTGGGTCGCCTGGAAGACGCGCAACACGCTCCTGACGTTGGCGGTCGGGATGGGGGCGTTGTGGTTGTTGAAGTATTTTGCCGGGTAG
- a CDS encoding AzlC family ABC transporter permease, which produces MSYRTAREAFMHGVRALMPLSPGVVPFGLLTGVMAISLGLSPGTTMGMTLLFYSGSAQMVALQLLHTGVMPVAIVVTALVINLRFIMYSASLAPHLHHLPRRWTWPLSYMLSDQSYALCSLKLASGELGRFAQYYYAGTAVAMWLVWQLSVLAGIYLGANIPESWSLSFAIPLSFLALLVPGIRSAPSLGAATVGGLIAVFAVDMPYNLGLVSASIGGVVAGVLLESMRKRSSSEAPVADAEGQPR; this is translated from the coding sequence ATGTCTTACCGCACAGCAAGGGAAGCGTTCATGCACGGTGTGCGGGCACTCATGCCATTGAGTCCCGGGGTCGTGCCCTTTGGTTTGTTGACGGGGGTCATGGCGATCAGCCTGGGCCTGTCGCCCGGCACGACCATGGGCATGACGCTGCTGTTCTACTCGGGATCGGCGCAGATGGTCGCGCTGCAATTGCTGCATACCGGTGTTATGCCGGTGGCGATTGTGGTCACGGCCCTGGTGATCAACTTGCGCTTCATCATGTACAGCGCGTCACTGGCGCCCCATCTGCATCATTTGCCCCGACGCTGGACCTGGCCATTGTCGTACATGCTTTCCGACCAGTCTTACGCCCTGTGCAGCCTCAAGCTGGCGTCCGGTGAACTCGGGCGGTTTGCCCAGTATTACTATGCCGGCACCGCCGTCGCGATGTGGCTGGTATGGCAGCTGTCGGTATTGGCGGGCATTTACCTGGGCGCCAATATCCCTGAAAGCTGGTCGCTGAGTTTTGCCATACCGCTGTCGTTTCTCGCGCTGCTGGTTCCCGGTATACGCAGTGCACCGAGTCTGGGTGCCGCCACGGTGGGCGGATTGATCGCGGTGTTTGCGGTGGATATGCCCTACAACCTGGGGCTGGTCAGTGCATCCATTGGTGGTGTGGTGGCGGGTGTGTTGCTCGAGAGTATGCGCAAGCGGTCATCGAGCGAAGCGCCGGTCGCTGATGCCGAGGGGCAACCACGATGA
- a CDS encoding glyoxalase superfamily protein: MLSILKAKQMAKHLRASLEQHHQPVSHSTALELVAQQLGYKDWNTASALLPEENPQPAVTFDKAIPILRMFDEAKAREFYLDFLGFSVEFEHRFEADLPLYLGISRNGLQLHLSEHHGDASPGATIFVPMHNIDMLRDELQGKRYGYGRPEIVEQGWGKVLEVYDPFGNRIRFCQS, from the coding sequence ATGCTGTCTATCCTCAAAGCCAAGCAAATGGCCAAGCACCTGCGTGCTTCGCTCGAGCAGCACCATCAACCAGTGTCCCACTCCACCGCGCTTGAACTGGTCGCCCAGCAGTTGGGCTACAAGGACTGGAACACCGCCTCGGCACTGCTGCCAGAAGAAAATCCCCAGCCCGCTGTGACCTTCGACAAAGCCATTCCAATCCTGCGAATGTTCGACGAAGCCAAGGCGCGGGAGTTTTATCTGGATTTCCTGGGGTTCAGCGTCGAATTCGAACATCGCTTCGAAGCGGATCTGCCGCTGTACCTGGGCATCAGCCGTAACGGCCTGCAACTGCACCTGTCTGAACACCATGGCGATGCGAGCCCCGGGGCGACGATATTCGTGCCGATGCACAACATCGACATGCTCCGCGATGAGTTGCAGGGCAAACGCTACGGTTACGGACGTCCGGAGATAGTCGAGCAGGGCTGGGGCAAGGTTCTGGAAGTGTACGACCCGTTCGGCAACCGGATTCGCTTCTGCCAAAGCTGA
- a CDS encoding aminotransferase class III-fold pyridoxal phosphate-dependent enzyme has translation MTNLSHPAPQFSTGDAEKLGAQLFNVIGTATPLDGERDRNYRLQTQSDAGWILKVVNSTEPRVESEFQTAILSHLARHNPELTVPFLKKSLAGDFLATAVAASGETHAVRLVSWLHGTPMAEVERTFELMRSLGQSFGEIDRALQGFMHPGAVRDLDWDLRHAARSRARLHFVKDPAKRAILQRFIETFEQQVQPRLARLRAQVIHNDGNDWNILVDSGDHQKVSGIIDFGDAVHTILIAEVAITCAYSILDMQDPIGAAAALAAGFHEKYPLQPEELDVLFNLIAMRLVTSVTLSASRHDQTQDNPYLAISEAPAWRLLERMDAMNPRLATAILRKACGFDAVEGAGAIRRWVAQNSQSFADIVRPSAASMNKAIAPFGDAAHVMTVASAEQRPAEATQWWEDFAAEHKVPLGIGPWGEERTIYTDAAFESRFIQGQRRIVHVGVDLIMPAGTPLYTPVAGVVQSVEVEWEPLGYGGLIMLKHSPEGCPPFLTLWGHMAHEALSRLKPGDQLEAGALVGHMGADQENGGWIPHVHFQMSTDIGLKASEFIGVGERAYREVWADVFPDTSTLAGIPPETYSQDGRTKAEIVAKRKELLLPNLSISYSDPIKFVRGDGVWLIDNFGRAYLDCFNNVCHLGHSHPDVVQALARQAGRLNTNTRYLHDNIVEYAERLTATLPEGLAVASFGCSGSEANSLMLRMARNHTGRNDAIVLDWAYHGTTQELIDLSPYKYKRKAGKGRAEHVFEATVPDAYRAPDDWPFEELGKRFAQSVAEQIDCMRKQGRAPAFFLAESIPSVAGQLFFPENYLKEVYAMVRAEGGLCLADEVQVGFGRVGSHWWAFETQGVVPDAVTMGKPIGNGHPMSAVVTTREIADSFNNGMEYFNTFAGSPVSCAVGLSVLEVIERDNLKLNALTMGNYLLDGFRKLQQRYEVIGDVRGQGLFLGIELVTDRKTKVPATHMAKLVADGARERGILIGTEGPYDNVLKMRPSMIFSQANADFLLEVLDDSFRAALQ, from the coding sequence ATGACTAATCTTTCGCATCCTGCCCCGCAGTTCTCGACAGGCGATGCCGAAAAGCTGGGCGCGCAGCTTTTCAACGTAATCGGTACCGCCACGCCGCTGGACGGTGAGCGAGATCGCAACTATCGGTTGCAGACCCAAAGCGATGCAGGGTGGATCCTGAAAGTCGTCAACTCCACCGAGCCACGGGTTGAAAGCGAGTTCCAGACGGCCATTCTCAGCCACCTCGCCAGGCACAATCCCGAGCTGACCGTGCCGTTCCTGAAGAAGAGCCTGGCCGGCGATTTCCTCGCCACGGCAGTGGCGGCCTCCGGCGAGACCCATGCGGTGCGCCTGGTCAGCTGGCTGCACGGCACGCCGATGGCCGAGGTCGAGCGTACCTTCGAATTGATGCGCAGCCTTGGCCAGTCCTTCGGTGAGATCGATCGGGCGCTGCAGGGCTTTATGCACCCCGGCGCGGTCCGCGATCTGGACTGGGATCTGCGCCACGCCGCCCGTTCGCGGGCACGCCTGCACTTCGTCAAGGACCCGGCCAAAAGGGCGATTCTGCAGCGCTTCATCGAGACCTTCGAACAACAGGTCCAGCCCCGGCTTGCGCGCCTGCGTGCCCAGGTGATTCACAATGACGGCAACGACTGGAACATCCTCGTCGATTCCGGCGATCACCAAAAAGTCTCGGGCATCATCGATTTTGGCGATGCGGTGCACACGATTCTGATCGCCGAAGTAGCCATCACCTGCGCCTATTCGATTCTCGACATGCAGGACCCCATCGGCGCGGCCGCCGCCCTGGCTGCCGGGTTCCATGAGAAGTACCCGCTGCAGCCGGAGGAACTGGACGTCCTGTTCAACCTGATCGCCATGCGCCTGGTGACCAGCGTGACCTTGTCGGCCTCGCGCCACGACCAGACGCAAGACAACCCTTACCTTGCCATCAGCGAAGCACCGGCCTGGCGCCTGCTGGAGCGGATGGACGCGATGAACCCGCGCCTGGCGACAGCAATCCTGCGCAAGGCCTGTGGGTTTGACGCGGTCGAAGGCGCGGGGGCGATTCGCCGCTGGGTGGCGCAGAATAGCCAGTCCTTCGCGGATATCGTGCGGCCTTCGGCGGCGAGCATGAACAAGGCCATTGCGCCGTTCGGCGATGCCGCCCATGTGATGACTGTCGCTTCCGCCGAGCAGCGTCCGGCAGAGGCCACCCAGTGGTGGGAAGACTTTGCGGCCGAGCACAAGGTGCCGCTGGGCATCGGGCCGTGGGGCGAGGAAAGAACCATCTACACCGACGCTGCGTTCGAGTCGCGCTTCATCCAGGGGCAACGGCGCATCGTGCACGTCGGTGTCGACCTGATCATGCCCGCTGGCACGCCGCTCTATACGCCGGTCGCCGGGGTGGTGCAGAGCGTCGAGGTCGAGTGGGAGCCGTTGGGCTACGGCGGCCTGATCATGCTCAAGCACTCCCCTGAAGGATGCCCGCCATTCCTGACCCTGTGGGGCCACATGGCCCATGAAGCGCTAAGTCGCCTGAAGCCCGGTGATCAGCTGGAAGCGGGGGCGCTGGTCGGGCACATGGGGGCGGATCAGGAAAACGGCGGGTGGATTCCCCACGTGCATTTCCAGATGTCCACGGACATCGGCCTGAAAGCGAGCGAGTTCATCGGGGTCGGTGAACGGGCCTATCGTGAGGTCTGGGCCGATGTGTTCCCCGACACCTCGACGCTGGCCGGGATCCCGCCAGAAACCTACAGCCAGGATGGACGCACCAAGGCTGAGATTGTCGCCAAGCGCAAGGAGCTGCTGCTGCCCAACCTGTCGATTTCCTATTCTGACCCGATCAAGTTCGTGCGCGGCGATGGGGTCTGGTTGATCGATAACTTTGGCCGGGCCTATCTGGACTGCTTCAATAACGTGTGCCACCTCGGCCACTCCCATCCGGATGTGGTGCAAGCACTGGCGCGCCAGGCAGGACGCCTGAACACCAACACCCGCTACCTGCACGACAATATCGTGGAGTATGCCGAGCGGCTCACCGCGACCTTGCCGGAAGGCTTGGCGGTGGCGTCCTTTGGCTGTTCCGGCAGTGAAGCCAACAGCCTCATGCTGCGCATGGCGCGCAACCACACCGGGCGCAACGATGCCATCGTGCTGGATTGGGCTTACCACGGCACCACTCAGGAACTGATTGACCTCAGCCCCTACAAGTACAAGCGCAAGGCCGGTAAGGGCCGGGCCGAACATGTGTTTGAAGCGACCGTGCCGGATGCCTACCGTGCGCCGGACGATTGGCCGTTCGAGGAGCTGGGCAAGCGTTTTGCGCAAAGCGTGGCGGAGCAGATTGACTGCATGCGCAAGCAGGGCAGGGCCCCGGCATTTTTCTTGGCAGAGTCGATTCCCAGCGTCGCCGGGCAATTGTTCTTCCCTGAAAACTACCTCAAGGAAGTCTATGCCATGGTTCGCGCCGAGGGCGGCCTGTGCCTGGCTGACGAGGTCCAGGTCGGCTTTGGTCGGGTCGGCAGTCACTGGTGGGCGTTTGAAACCCAGGGCGTGGTGCCCGACGCAGTGACCATGGGCAAACCGATTGGCAACGGCCATCCGATGTCGGCGGTGGTGACCACCCGGGAGATCGCCGACAGCTTCAACAACGGTATGGAGTACTTCAATACCTTTGCCGGCAGTCCGGTGTCTTGTGCGGTGGGGCTTTCGGTACTGGAGGTGATTGAGCGCGATAACCTCAAGCTCAATGCGTTGACCATGGGTAACTATCTGCTCGACGGTTTCCGCAAGCTGCAGCAGCGCTACGAGGTGATCGGCGACGTGCGCGGACAGGGCCTGTTCCTTGGGATTGAACTGGTCACCGACCGCAAGACCAAGGTGCCCGCCACGCACATGGCCAAGCTGGTCGCCGATGGTGCCCGCGAGCGAGGCATCCTGATCGGTACCGAAGGTCCGTATGACAACGTGCTGAAAATGCGTCCCTCGATGATTTTCAGCCAGGCCAATGCGGACTTCCTGCTGGAAGTGCTGGACGACAGCTTCCGGGCAGCACTCCAGTAA
- a CDS encoding histidine phosphatase family protein, which translates to MLTVTWIRHGESAANAGGASSDPALIPLTERGRAQAQAIAESIEAAPDLIVMSPFTRAQDTAAPTLRKFPATPVQVWPVEEFTYLSPADCMNTTAAQRRPWVQAYWQAGEPDHSNGPGTESFHGLVLRAQTALQQLQGKTGSVLVFGHGQFMQVVRWLILLAPQRIDAAAMGSFRGFDEVNPIVNGEAVCFTFDGMRWSSAGVFCRSELARDERQR; encoded by the coding sequence GTGCTGACCGTAACGTGGATAAGACATGGCGAGAGCGCCGCCAATGCTGGCGGAGCATCATCGGACCCGGCCCTGATTCCCCTCACCGAGCGCGGTAGAGCCCAGGCCCAGGCCATTGCCGAGTCTATTGAGGCCGCACCGGACTTGATCGTTATGTCGCCGTTTACCCGAGCCCAGGATACCGCGGCCCCCACCCTCCGGAAATTCCCGGCGACCCCGGTGCAGGTGTGGCCGGTCGAGGAATTCACCTACCTCTCGCCCGCGGACTGCATGAATACAACGGCGGCGCAAAGACGTCCATGGGTTCAGGCGTATTGGCAGGCCGGCGAACCGGATCACAGCAACGGACCCGGGACAGAGTCATTCCATGGCCTGGTGCTGCGCGCGCAAACAGCGCTGCAGCAACTGCAGGGCAAGACCGGCTCGGTACTGGTATTCGGCCATGGGCAATTCATGCAAGTCGTACGCTGGCTGATTCTGCTGGCGCCGCAGCGAATCGATGCAGCTGCCATGGGCTCGTTTCGCGGATTCGATGAGGTCAATCCCATCGTTAATGGTGAAGCGGTTTGCTTCACCTTTGATGGAATGCGCTGGTCGAGCGCAGGTGTATTTTGTAGGAGCGAGCTTGCTCGCGATGAACGTCAACGATGA
- a CDS encoding ABC transporter substrate-binding protein has protein sequence MLTRKLKGLIVASTVAAAALLSTSSVLADDLQKIQEAKEIRIAMSGQYSPFSFANEQNQIVGFDASISEALAERMGVKVTIVTTPFDGIIAGLLAKKYDAIIASMTITPERQKAVDFVGPYYHAGRTIVVKEDSPIKSLDDLKDVTVGVTLGDAHDKWARARGNLKVRTYKGLPEMLVDLEAGRINALVMDSVPVLVAVKETGQKVRIITPPESDGGIEGMGIALRKNNPELKATMQQALQDMLADGTYEKISMKWIGNDIR, from the coding sequence ATGCTAACCAGAAAGCTCAAAGGCTTGATTGTCGCTTCCACCGTGGCGGCCGCGGCGCTACTTTCCACCTCCTCTGTTCTGGCTGACGATCTGCAGAAGATCCAGGAGGCCAAGGAGATCCGGATCGCCATGAGCGGTCAGTACTCTCCCTTCAGCTTTGCCAATGAACAGAACCAGATTGTCGGCTTCGACGCCTCCATCAGCGAGGCCCTGGCCGAGCGCATGGGGGTCAAGGTGACAATCGTCACCACGCCATTCGACGGGATCATCGCCGGTCTCCTGGCGAAGAAATACGACGCCATCATCGCCTCCATGACCATTACCCCGGAACGCCAGAAGGCCGTGGATTTTGTCGGGCCCTATTACCATGCGGGCCGCACGATCGTGGTCAAGGAAGACTCACCCATCAAGAGCCTGGATGACCTCAAGGATGTGACCGTCGGCGTCACGCTCGGCGATGCCCACGACAAGTGGGCCCGGGCGCGTGGCAACCTCAAGGTCAGGACCTACAAAGGGCTGCCGGAAATGCTGGTCGACCTCGAGGCCGGGCGGATCAACGCGCTGGTGATGGACAGTGTTCCGGTGCTGGTGGCCGTCAAGGAAACCGGGCAGAAGGTGCGCATCATTACCCCGCCCGAGAGCGACGGTGGCATTGAAGGCATGGGCATTGCGCTGCGCAAGAACAACCCTGAGCTCAAGGCGACGATGCAGCAGGCCCTGCAGGACATGCTCGCCGACGGCACCTACGAAAAGATCTCGATGAAGTGGATTGGCAACGATATCCGCTGA
- a CDS encoding amino acid ABC transporter permease has protein sequence MQGLDLSIVTPYSELLATGLWWTVVMFVSSSILSLLAGIAFALIVLYAPKLMALPVRFITWLLMGTPLLLQLYVIYYGLVQVGIDIPALGAGIIGLSLHFAVYNADVIRAGVVSVDPGQIEGARSIGLSRGQTQRYVIVPQALRSTIAPLGNNLIVLLKDTSLVSIIGIAELVYSAQLAVSETYSPFEFYLTVAVIYYAANLVLEVGLHLLEKKVEMSR, from the coding sequence ATGCAAGGTCTGGATCTAAGCATAGTTACACCTTATTCCGAGTTGCTGGCGACGGGTCTGTGGTGGACGGTCGTGATGTTCGTCAGTTCCAGCATCTTGAGTTTGCTGGCGGGGATCGCCTTCGCGCTGATCGTGCTGTATGCGCCGAAACTGATGGCGCTGCCTGTGCGTTTTATTACCTGGCTACTGATGGGTACGCCACTGCTGCTGCAGTTGTACGTGATTTATTACGGCCTGGTGCAGGTCGGTATCGACATTCCCGCATTGGGGGCGGGCATCATTGGTTTAAGCCTGCACTTTGCGGTCTACAACGCCGACGTGATTCGCGCCGGCGTGGTGTCAGTGGACCCTGGGCAGATCGAAGGGGCTCGCTCCATTGGCCTGAGCCGTGGCCAGACCCAGCGTTACGTCATCGTCCCACAAGCGCTGCGCAGCACCATTGCCCCCCTGGGCAATAACCTGATTGTCCTGCTGAAGGACACGTCGCTGGTTTCCATCATCGGTATTGCCGAGTTGGTGTATAGCGCCCAGCTTGCCGTGAGTGAAACCTACAGCCCGTTTGAGTTCTATCTGACTGTTGCGGTTATTTACTATGCAGCCAATCTGGTTCTGGAAGTCGGCCTGCACCTTCTCGAAAAAAAGGTAGAGATGTCACGATGA
- a CDS encoding amino acid ABC transporter permease: MDLTLIQRTFPFFLEAAWITVQISVLALLLGLLVAFVLVAARLSTVFLFRCLARIYVSVFRGTPCLVQLFIIYFGGPQIGLELEPFAAGVIGLGLNIAAYMAESIRGAISNVDPGQEEAARSIGFGRRQTLWLVTLPQAAKLMIRPLGVNAVALIKGSALVSTISVVELSYTAQRFISSTYKPFEIFMVSALLYIVMVYSVRFVVDYLDNRFAAR, from the coding sequence ATGGATCTGACACTCATACAGCGCACATTCCCGTTTTTCCTCGAAGCGGCGTGGATTACCGTGCAAATCTCGGTGTTGGCTCTGCTCCTGGGTTTGCTGGTGGCTTTCGTGCTGGTGGCTGCGCGGTTGTCCACGGTGTTCCTGTTCCGGTGCCTGGCAAGAATCTACGTCAGCGTTTTTCGCGGCACGCCGTGCCTGGTTCAATTGTTCATCATTTACTTCGGCGGGCCGCAGATCGGCCTTGAGCTGGAGCCGTTCGCCGCAGGGGTGATTGGCCTGGGCCTGAACATTGCGGCCTACATGGCCGAGTCCATTCGCGGCGCCATCAGCAACGTCGACCCGGGCCAGGAAGAAGCCGCTCGCTCCATTGGGTTCGGGCGCCGCCAGACGTTGTGGCTGGTCACGCTGCCCCAGGCTGCCAAGTTGATGATTCGCCCGCTGGGGGTCAACGCGGTCGCACTGATCAAAGGCTCGGCCCTGGTATCGACTATTTCGGTGGTTGAACTTTCCTATACCGCGCAACGTTTTATCAGCTCGACCTACAAACCCTTTGAAATTTTCATGGTGTCAGCGTTGCTGTACATCGTGATGGTCTACTCGGTTCGATTTGTCGTCGACTATCTCGATAATCGTTTCGCGGCAAGGTGA
- a CDS encoding DUF2867 domain-containing protein, producing the protein MVSTSAVHTLRPLSELDYYDCRSAALAADVSVLEAWNIITAQTGWFMRLAFRVRDRISSLFGVKRIGGFSATQRETVSVGDYLDFFRVEHCAPDVLVLTERDRHLDVMICLSISARVMTITSSVITHNAFGRAYMVPVGPAHKVIIKRNLRQLQRTLAERASALTD; encoded by the coding sequence TTGGTTAGCACATCAGCTGTTCACACCCTGCGTCCGCTGTCCGAACTGGATTACTACGACTGTCGCTCGGCCGCGCTGGCTGCGGATGTCAGTGTGCTTGAGGCATGGAACATCATTACCGCGCAAACGGGGTGGTTCATGCGCCTGGCGTTCCGGGTGAGGGACCGGATTTCCTCGCTGTTCGGGGTGAAGCGCATCGGCGGTTTTTCCGCTACCCAGCGCGAGACAGTCAGTGTGGGGGACTACCTGGATTTTTTCCGGGTGGAGCATTGTGCCCCCGACGTGTTGGTTTTGACCGAGCGGGACCGGCACCTGGATGTGATGATTTGCCTGTCGATAAGCGCTCGAGTGATGACGATCACCTCATCGGTGATCACCCACAACGCCTTCGGCCGCGCCTACATGGTGCCGGTCGGTCCAGCGCACAAGGTGATCATCAAGCGCAATCTGCGGCAACTGCAGCGCACGCTGGCAGAGCGCGCATCAGCGCTCACGGACTAG
- a CDS encoding Lrp/AsnC family transcriptional regulator: MRDLDTKDREILEILSKEARIALKALAARIGLSRSATSERVINLERNGVIRGYRADIGEIDAHVIRAILLVSLKRTPAIGLLDLLAQNSQVRRVSSVSGQLDLVIEVESRTIDDLNRVRDAVAIHESVEDITTAVVLRRDIDRQ; encoded by the coding sequence ATGCGCGACCTGGACACCAAAGACCGCGAAATCCTGGAAATCCTGTCGAAAGAAGCACGCATCGCCCTGAAGGCCCTGGCCGCGAGGATTGGCCTCTCACGCAGTGCTACCAGCGAGCGCGTGATCAACCTGGAACGCAACGGCGTGATCCGCGGCTACCGCGCCGACATCGGCGAAATCGACGCCCACGTGATTCGCGCCATCTTGCTGGTCAGCCTGAAACGCACCCCCGCCATCGGCCTGCTCGACCTCCTGGCCCAGAACTCCCAGGTACGGCGCGTCTCCTCGGTCAGTGGCCAGCTCGACCTGGTGATCGAGGTTGAATCGCGCACCATCGATGACCTCAATCGAGTCAGGGACGCCGTCGCGATTCACGAATCCGTTGAAGACATCACCACCGCAGTGGTCCTGCGGCGCGACATTGATCGGCAGTGA
- a CDS encoding 2-aminoadipate transaminase, with translation MTASSISESIAIVHPITLSHGLNAHVWDTDGKRYIDFVGGIGVLNLGHCNPPIVEAVCTQASRLTHYAFNAAPHEPYKQFMERLARFIPVSYAVSGMLTNSGAEAAENALKIVRAATGRTAVIAFDGGFHGRTLATLNLNGKVAPYKQRVGTLPGPVYHLPYPSKDNGVTTEEALKALDRLFSVEIDVNEVACFILEPVQGEGGFLALEPPFALALRKFCDDHGILLIADEIQSGFGRTGQRFAFTRLGIEPDLILLGKSIAGGLPLGAVVGKKALLDTLPKGGLGGTYSGNPIACAAALATLDQMTDANLAAWGESQEQAILSRYQAWQQDKLSPYLGKLTGVGAMRGIELLTPEGAPATAVLAQLLESARQQGLLLMPSGKSRHIIRLLPPLTIEPDVLEAGLDIFESCLAAIR, from the coding sequence ATGACCGCGTCATCCATCAGCGAGTCCATCGCCATTGTCCACCCCATAACCTTGAGCCACGGTCTCAATGCCCATGTCTGGGACACGGACGGCAAGCGCTACATCGACTTCGTCGGTGGCATCGGCGTGCTCAACCTGGGTCATTGCAACCCACCGATTGTCGAGGCGGTGTGCACGCAAGCCAGCCGGCTGACCCACTACGCCTTTAACGCCGCGCCGCACGAACCGTACAAGCAGTTTATGGAGCGCCTGGCCAGGTTCATCCCGGTGTCTTATGCGGTCAGCGGCATGCTGACCAACAGCGGCGCGGAGGCGGCAGAAAACGCGCTGAAAATCGTCCGCGCGGCGACCGGTCGTACGGCGGTCATAGCCTTTGATGGCGGCTTCCATGGACGGACCTTGGCCACCCTGAACCTGAACGGCAAAGTCGCGCCCTACAAACAGCGGGTCGGCACCTTGCCAGGCCCGGTCTATCACCTGCCCTACCCCAGTAAAGACAACGGGGTCACGACTGAGGAAGCACTCAAGGCCCTGGACCGGCTGTTCAGCGTCGAGATCGACGTTAATGAAGTGGCCTGTTTCATTCTCGAACCGGTGCAGGGCGAAGGTGGGTTCCTGGCGCTCGAGCCGCCCTTTGCACTAGCACTGCGCAAGTTTTGCGATGACCACGGCATCCTGCTCATCGCCGATGAAATCCAGTCTGGATTCGGGCGTACCGGGCAACGTTTTGCCTTCACCCGACTGGGCATCGAACCGGATTTGATCTTGCTGGGCAAAAGCATTGCCGGCGGTCTGCCGCTGGGCGCGGTGGTGGGTAAAAAAGCACTGCTCGACACCTTGCCCAAAGGCGGACTGGGCGGCACTTACTCCGGCAACCCGATTGCCTGCGCAGCGGCGCTGGCCACCCTGGACCAGATGACCGATGCCAACCTGGCGGCCTGGGGCGAGTCGCAGGAACAGGCCATCCTCAGCCGCTATCAGGCCTGGCAGCAAGACAAGCTGTCGCCCTATCTCGGTAAGTTGACGGGTGTCGGGGCCATGCGCGGCATTGAGCTACTCACACCCGAAGGCGCGCCCGCCACTGCGGTATTGGCACAGCTACTGGAAAGCGCCAGGCAGCAGGGACTTTTGCTAATGCCCAGCGGAAAATCCCGGCACATCATCCGCCTGCTGCCACCGCTGACGATCGAGCCAGACGTCCTGGAAGCAGGCCTGGATATTTTCGAAAGCTGCCTGGCGGCCATTCGCTAA